The window GCTGCGTCAGCTCCACGCCGCCGGGGTCGACCCGGGTGCCACGGTGACCGTGGCGCAGGAGCGCGACGGGGTCACCATCGACCGCTCCGGTGACAAGATCCGGCTGCCGCGTGAGGTGGCCTCGCGGGTTTTCGTCGCCGCATCCTGACTTCCGGTCCGGGCCCGCCGGACCAACCCATGCCGGTCACCGCGCGGTGGCCGGCATGCGACTGTCCGGGCACCGGCGCGCCCGCCGGGCAGGCGTGCCGGTGCCGTGACCGTCATGCCTTGGCGGCGTCGATCTCCTTGGCCAGGGTGACCAGCTTGGTGGCGAGGGCGTCCGCCGCCGGCTTACCCTCGCCGGCCGGGAAGGTGTAGCGGAGGTTGATCATTTGGCCGTCCGCGGAGAGCCAGGACACCTCCACACCGGCGCCGTAGTCCTTGCCCTCCGGCAGGGACAGCCGGTACGCGGCCTTGCCCAGCCCCTTGACGGTCTGTCCCCCCTTGGGCATCTCGTCGGCGAACACGGCCGAGTCGGCGGTGGTCGGCGTCACCGACAGCGCCAGATCGGGGCGGCTGGACTGCTCGGACTGGAGCACACAGGTGCTCGTCTTGCCCGAGGTGGTGGAGGCCGAGACATCGAACAGGGTGCCGATCGCCTTCTCCACCGCCGGGTAGTCAAGCAACTGGCAGACGCCCCCACCGGCCGAGGCCGGCAACTTCACCACCGGCGGGATGGGCAGCGGATCGTTCCGGGTCGCGGCGGCCGACTCGCCACAGCCGGACAGCACCAGCAGTCCCGCACCGATCAGTAAGAGCCGCCCGCGCACAGTGACCTCCCGCTCGCCCCGGCCGGGGGGCGGCCGGTGAGTCCGTCGGACACCGTACGGGGTCGGGCGCCAGGGGCGAAACCCCCCGCCCGGACATGGCGCTCCGCGAATGGAAATTTCGTCCATGCGGACCCGTGGTCCGTTCCGGCGCGGCCCCTGATCCACTCCTGGTGGACGCCGGTTCTACTCCGGCAGCCGGGCCACGATGTGCTTGGCGATCTCCAACGAACTGGTCGCCGCCGGCGACGGCGCGTTGAGTACGTGCACCTGGCGGTGCGCGGCCACGATGAGGAAGTCGTCGACCAGCGACCCGTCCCGGGCGATCGCCTGGGCGCGTACGCCGGCCGCGCTCGGCACGAGGTCCCGTACGGTCAGGTCCGGCACCAGGCGGGCCAGGCTGGCGGCGAACAGTTGCCGGGACAGCGACCGGCGGACCTCGGTCAGCCCGTACCCGAGGTGTCTGCGGGCCAGCCGCCACAGGCCCGGATAGGTGACCGCGTCGGCCAGCTCCCGCAGGTTGACCCGCCCCCACGAGTAACCCTCGCGGGCCAGCGCCAGGACCGCGTTCGGGCCGGCGTGCACGGTCCCGTCGATCATCCGGGTCAGGTGTACGCCGAGGAACGGGAACTGCGGGTCGGGCACCGGGTAGATCAGGCCACGGACCAGGTCCCGCCGCTCCGGTCGCAGCTCGTAGTACTCGCCCCGGAACGGGACGATCCGCGCGGACGGGGTGACACCGGCCAGCCGGGCCACCCGGTCGGCGTGCAGCCCGGCACAGTTGACCAGTACGTCCGCCACCACCTCGCCGGCCGTACTGGTCACGACCAGTTCCTCGGCTCCGGCCGGCCCGCCGCGGCGGGTGCTGACGCCGGTGACCCGGGCACCGAGCCGGATCCGGGCGCCCGCCTTCTCCGCCAGGGTGGCCAGGGCGGTGCAGACCGCGGTGAAGTCGACGATGCCGGTGGACTCCACCCGGAGGGCCTCGACGCACCGGACCGCCGGCTCGTACTCGGCGGCCTCGGCGGGGGTGAGCAGCCGGACCGGCAACCGGTTGGCCAGCGCCCGTTCGTGCAGGGCCCGCAACCGGGGCAGTTCCGCCTCGTCGGTGGCGACGATGAGCTTGCCGCACCGCTGCACCGGGATGTCCTGCTCGGCGCAGAAGTCCACCATGGACCGGCTGCCGGCACGGCAGAGTTCGGCCTTGAGGCTGCCCGGTTTGTAGTAGACCCCGGCGTGGATCACACCGGAGTTGTGGCCGGTCTGGTGGGCCGCCAGCCGGTGCTCCTTCTCCAGCACGGTGACCTCGGCGTCCGGCCGGTCGAGGATTATCCGGTGGGCCGTTGCCAGCCCGACGATGCCGCCACCGATGACCACGTACCTCGCCATGGCCGCAGACGCTACCGGCTGACGGGGCCGCCGGGAGCCGGGTCACCGGCCGGCTCGTCATCGACGTACGGACAGTGCCGGCATCCCCGTCCGCAGCACGTACCCCGGCGGGCCAGGAATCCCGCGGTGAGGACGAAGAGTCCGGTCGCCGGGTCCGGGTAGCCGGCCTGCCCGGCGGCGAGGGCGTCGGCGTGCGCGGCCAGGATCGACGACCGCAGCGGGTGGTCCGGTGCCAGCCGGGACGGGTGCGGCTGGTCCAGCGGGCGGGGTGCCAACGGCAGTCGCCGCCCCTGCTCACCGTCACCCATCCCGCGAGGTTACGCCCGGCGGCCGGACGCGGTTCGCGGCGAGCCCGGCCCTGGCCGTGGGCCGCCGGTGACGGTGACGGGTCCGGCTCCCCCCGAGCGAGCCGGACCCGTACCGGTGGAACGTCCGTCAGGTGGTGGCCCGGCGGATGGTCAGCAGACCGGCACCGGCCAGCGCCAGGGCGAGCAGGGCCGGCCAACCGGCGAAGAGGGTGAGCGCGGACTGGTCGCCGAACCACCGTCCGATGGTCAGCCACCACCCCTGCCAGGTGATCAGTACGGCGGGCAGGCCGAGCAGGGACAGCAGCCCGATGCTCAGGACGTACAGGCCGGTGATGCCCCAGCGCTTCATCACCAGGGCGGCGAAGATCCCGAAGAAGCCGAGCACCAGGAACGGCACCATGTAGATCAGGATCTGCAGGACCGGGTTATCGCTGTTCAGGAACGACGGGGCGAAGAAACCCATCGAGATGCCCCACCCGTCGGTCGCCCGCTCGGCCAGCTTGCACAGGTAGAGCATGACCCCGAAGAGCAGGGACTCACCGAGGAGCAGCAGCGAGACGGCGGCGTAGAAGGTCCGCCGGGTCACGCTCAGCCCGAGCGAGAACGGGAAGAACTGGGTGATCGACTGGCCGGCGCTGACCATCGTCACGATGTAGACGCTGACCAGCCCACCGGTCTGCGGCCCACCCTCGATGTCGTCGCCGATCCCGGTGAACAGGACCAGGTTGAACACGAAGCTGGTGAGCAGGATCCCCCAGGGCCAGGCGACCAGGGTCGGCCAGGTGATGAGGTGGACCCGGGTCGCGGGAAGGACACGGTTCATCGGAGGGCACCCTTTCCGGCGGTACGGACGTTCCCGGCACCGTTCGACGTACTGGTGAGCCGGACGACGAGTTCCTGTAGCGGGACCGGTGTCAGTTCCAGCCCGAGTCCGGTGATCCGGTTCCGCTCTGCCGGGTCGAACCGCCCCCGCAGGGTGACGCGTACCAGGTTGCCGAGCCGTTCGCGGTGCAGTTCCTCGGCGTTCGCGGCCATCTGTTCCACCTCGTCCACCGGCCCGGAGACCGTGACCAGCTCGGTACGGAGTGCCTCCGCGCTCTCGTCCAGCAGGATCCGCCCCCGGTCGATCAGCAGGACGTGCTCGATCAGGTTGCTGACCTCGTCGATCAGGTGGGTGGAGAGCACGATGGTGCGGGGATGTTCGGCATAGTCGGCGAGCAGCCGGTCGTAGAAGATCTGCCGGGCGGTGGCGTCCAACCCGAGGTACGGCTCGTCGAAGAAGGTGAGCGGTGCGCGGGCGGCGAGTCCGATGATGACGCCGAGCGCGGAGAGCATGCCCCGGGAGAGCTTGCGCACCTGTCGCCGTAGCGGCAGTTGGAAGTCGTCCACCAGGGCGGTGGCGAACTCCTGGTCCCAGCGCGGAAAGAGCAGGCGGGCGGCGGTGAGCGCGTGCCGTACCTGGAAGTTCTGCGGGTAGGTCTGGCTCTCCTTGATGAAGCAGACCCCGGAGAGGACCTCGTCGTTTTCGTACGGGTGCTGCCCGAACACCGACAGTTCGCCGGAGGTGGCGAAGTTCTGTCCGGTGAGGATCTGCATCAGGGTGGTCTTGCCGGCGCCGTTGCGGCCGAGCAGACCGTGGATGGTGTTCTCGGTCAGGGAGAAGCTGACGTCGTCGAGCGCGGTCGTCTGACCGAATCGCTTGGTCACGGCCCGGGCGGTCACCACCGCGCTCATCGCTCCCCCTCCCGGAGGTCGATCATCGACTTGAGCTCCTCGGCGCCGATGCCGAGCCTGCGCGCCTGCGCGAGCAGGGGTTGGACGTACTGGTCGGCGAACTCTTCACGGCGCCGTTCCCGCAGCCTGGCGCGGGCGCCGGTGGAGACGAACATCCCGATTCCTCGTTTCTTGTACAGAACGCCGTCGTCGACAAGCTGGTTGACGCCCTTCGCGGCGGTGGCGGGGTTGATCCGGTGGAAGGCGGCCAGCTCGTTGGTCGAGGGGACCTGGGTCTCCTCGGCGAGGCTGCCGTCGATGATCGCGGTCTCCAGCAGCTCCGCGACCTGGAGGAAGATCGGCCGGCCCTCCTCCATCACGCGCACCGGCCCGAGCGGAGGTCGCGCCGACCGGGCCGACCGAGGTTAGCCGGTTCATTACTCATGTAACTAACCATGTAACCAACCCGACCGGATGTCAAGTGCGGATCCCTGGGAGGGGTCCCGGATCAGTCCCGTTCCCGATGCGACGGCCAGACGTGGCCGCGCCGGTCGGCGTACTCCGGGGACCCGCCGCACACCTCCGTGACCACCCTCGGGTCAGCGGCGAGCAGCAGCTCCGCCAGCCTCTCCGCCTGGGTCGACGGATCTTCGGCGGTCACCTGGAACCGCGCCCGGAACTGGAGCCAGGGCCGACCCTCGACCAGGGCGGCCCGGTCTGGGTGCAGAAAGAAGACACCGATCTCGTACGGTTTCGAAGGCAGCGCGGTGACAAAGTCCAGCTCACACCCCTGGCGCGTCAGCCGCTCGGCCTGCCGCCGAAGCAGCTCCTCCACCAGGCGGGCGACCGTACGGGCCGGCCACTCCCAGTCGCGATCGATGGTTGCCCGGTCCAGTTCCTCGGCGTACTGCGCGGCGTCGAACCGGAACTCCGGCAGGTCGACGTTCTCCTCGTCCGGGTTGCGCCAGTCCGCCCAGACCACCTGGTCGCCATCGAGCCGGACGGTCACGTAGATCGCGCCGCAGCACCCCTCGGTGCAGGAGGCCTCCGCCAGGCGTACCTCGCGCGCCTCCACGGTCGCGGTCAGCGGCCCGTACGGTCGCAGCAGCGCCGCCGGATCCGCCCCGGGACCCTCCCGGAACACCCGGGCCAGGATGTCCTCCCCGTCGACCAGGGGTCGGACCTCCACACTCGCGCCCCGGTCGGACGGCCCCGGCACCACCACCCGCAAAGTCAGTCGCCCCAGCTCCACACTCATGTCACGATCGTTGGCCGGAGCCGCCCCGATGTCACACCGATTTCGGCGGCGTTCCCTCGTCAACTCCCGTACGGATCGGCGGCAGCAGTGACGCGACAACTGGCGCCACCCGCGCGGGCCGGTACGGCAGGCCCGGCGTCGCTCTGGCGCAGCCGGAACTTCCTGCTGCTCTGGAGTGGACAGACGGTCAGCGAACTGGGCACCCGGATCTCCGGCATCGCGATCCCGCTGCTCGCCGCGAACGACCTCGATGCCAGCGTGTTCCAGATCTCCCTGCTGACCTTCCTCGCCTGGTTGCCGTACCTGTTGTTCTCGCTGCCCGCCGGAATCCTCGCCGACCGGGTCGACCAGCGCCGACTGATGATCTTCTGTGATC of the Micromonospora sp. NBC_01796 genome contains:
- a CDS encoding GntR family transcriptional regulator, translating into MEEGRPIFLQVAELLETAIIDGSLAEETQVPSTNELAAFHRINPATAAKGVNQLVDDGVLYKKRGIGMFVSTGARARLRERRREEFADQYVQPLLAQARRLGIGAEELKSMIDLREGER
- the lhgO gene encoding L-2-hydroxyglutarate oxidase — translated: MARYVVIGGGIVGLATAHRIILDRPDAEVTVLEKEHRLAAHQTGHNSGVIHAGVYYKPGSLKAELCRAGSRSMVDFCAEQDIPVQRCGKLIVATDEAELPRLRALHERALANRLPVRLLTPAEAAEYEPAVRCVEALRVESTGIVDFTAVCTALATLAEKAGARIRLGARVTGVSTRRGGPAGAEELVVTSTAGEVVADVLVNCAGLHADRVARLAGVTPSARIVPFRGEYYELRPERRDLVRGLIYPVPDPQFPFLGVHLTRMIDGTVHAGPNAVLALAREGYSWGRVNLRELADAVTYPGLWRLARRHLGYGLTEVRRSLSRQLFAASLARLVPDLTVRDLVPSAAGVRAQAIARDGSLVDDFLIVAAHRQVHVLNAPSPAATSSLEIAKHIVARLPE
- a CDS encoding DUF5522 domain-containing protein codes for the protein MGDGEQGRRLPLAPRPLDQPHPSRLAPDHPLRSSILAAHADALAAGQAGYPDPATGLFVLTAGFLARRGTCCGRGCRHCPYVDDEPAGDPAPGGPVSR
- a CDS encoding ABC transporter permease, whose translation is MNRVLPATRVHLITWPTLVAWPWGILLTSFVFNLVLFTGIGDDIEGGPQTGGLVSVYIVTMVSAGQSITQFFPFSLGLSVTRRTFYAAVSLLLLGESLLFGVMLYLCKLAERATDGWGISMGFFAPSFLNSDNPVLQILIYMVPFLVLGFFGIFAALVMKRWGITGLYVLSIGLLSLLGLPAVLITWQGWWLTIGRWFGDQSALTLFAGWPALLALALAGAGLLTIRRATT
- a CDS encoding ABC transporter ATP-binding protein; the protein is MSAVVTARAVTKRFGQTTALDDVSFSLTENTIHGLLGRNGAGKTTLMQILTGQNFATSGELSVFGQHPYENDEVLSGVCFIKESQTYPQNFQVRHALTAARLLFPRWDQEFATALVDDFQLPLRRQVRKLSRGMLSALGVIIGLAARAPLTFFDEPYLGLDATARQIFYDRLLADYAEHPRTIVLSTHLIDEVSNLIEHVLLIDRGRILLDESAEALRTELVTVSGPVDEVEQMAANAEELHRERLGNLVRVTLRGRFDPAERNRITGLGLELTPVPLQELVVRLTSTSNGAGNVRTAGKGALR